In Camelus dromedarius isolate mCamDro1 chromosome 4, mCamDro1.pat, whole genome shotgun sequence, the following are encoded in one genomic region:
- the AMMECR1L gene encoding AMMECR1-like protein isoform X1, translating into MALQMGFCSIPDLKHGIRMGKRRCVPPLEPKLAAGCCGVKKPKLSGSGAHSHGNQSATVPGSSSGPLQNHQHVDSSSGRENVSDLTLGPGNSPITRMNPASGALSPLPRPNGTANTAKNLVVTAEMCCYCFDVLYCHLYGFPQPRLPRFTNDPYPLFVTWKTGRDKRLRGCIGTFSAMNLHSGLREYTLTSALKDSRFPPLTREELPKLFCSVSLLTNFEDASDYLDWEVGVHGIRIEFINEKGVKRTATYLPEVAKEQDWDQIQTIDSLLRKGGFKAPITSEFRKTIKLTRYRSEKVTISYAEYIASRQHCFQNGTLHAPPLYNHYS; encoded by the exons ATGGCATTGCAAATGG GGTTCTGCAGCATCCCAGACCTCAAGCACGGAATCAGGATGGGAAAGAGACGCTGTGTTCCTCCCCTCGAGCCCAAGCTGGCAGCGGGCTGTTGTGGGGTCAAGAAGCCTAAGTTGTCTGGAAGTGGAGCGCACAGCCACGGGAACCAGTCCGCCACTGTCCCCGGCTCGAGTTCAGGACCTCTTCAAAACCACCAGCATGTGGACAGCAGCAGTGGGCGGGAGAATGTGTCGGACTTAACTCTGGGACCCGGAAACTCTCCCATTACACGAATGAATCCCGCATCGGGAGCGCTGAGCCCTCTCCCCCGGCCCAACGGAACTGCCAACACCGCCAAGAACCTGGTGGTGACCGCAGAGATGTGCTGCTACTGCTTTGACGTCCTCTACTGTCACCTCTATGGCTTCCCACAGCCACGGCTCCCTAGATTCACCAACGACCCCTA CCCGCTCTTTGTGACGTGGAAGACAGGGCGGGACAAGCGGCTTCGTGGCTGCATCGGGACCTTCTCAGCCATGAACCTTCATTCAGGACTCAGGGAATACACGCTAACCAG TGCACTTAAGGACAGCCGATTTCCCCCCCTGACCCGAGAGGAGCTGCCTAAACTtttctgctctgtctccctccttaCTAACTTTGAGGATGCCAGTGATTACCTGGACTGGGAG GTAGGGGTTCATGGGATTCGAATTGAATTCATCAATGAGAAAGGCGTCAAACGTACAGCCACGTATTTACCTGAGGTTGCAAAGGAACAGG ACTGGGATCAGATTCAGACGATAGACTCCTTGCTCAGGAAAGGTGGCTTTAAGGCTCCCATCACCAGTGAATTCAGAAAAACCATCAAACTCACCAG GTACCGGAGCGAGAAGGTGACAATCAGTTACGCAGAGTATATTGCTTCCCGCCAGCACTGTTTCCAGAACGGCACTCTTCATGCCCCTCCCCTCTACAATCATTACTCCTGA
- the AMMECR1L gene encoding AMMECR1-like protein isoform X2, with translation MGKRRCVPPLEPKLAAGCCGVKKPKLSGSGAHSHGNQSATVPGSSSGPLQNHQHVDSSSGRENVSDLTLGPGNSPITRMNPASGALSPLPRPNGTANTAKNLVVTAEMCCYCFDVLYCHLYGFPQPRLPRFTNDPYPLFVTWKTGRDKRLRGCIGTFSAMNLHSGLREYTLTSALKDSRFPPLTREELPKLFCSVSLLTNFEDASDYLDWEVGVHGIRIEFINEKGVKRTATYLPEVAKEQDWDQIQTIDSLLRKGGFKAPITSEFRKTIKLTRYRSEKVTISYAEYIASRQHCFQNGTLHAPPLYNHYS, from the exons ATGGGAAAGAGACGCTGTGTTCCTCCCCTCGAGCCCAAGCTGGCAGCGGGCTGTTGTGGGGTCAAGAAGCCTAAGTTGTCTGGAAGTGGAGCGCACAGCCACGGGAACCAGTCCGCCACTGTCCCCGGCTCGAGTTCAGGACCTCTTCAAAACCACCAGCATGTGGACAGCAGCAGTGGGCGGGAGAATGTGTCGGACTTAACTCTGGGACCCGGAAACTCTCCCATTACACGAATGAATCCCGCATCGGGAGCGCTGAGCCCTCTCCCCCGGCCCAACGGAACTGCCAACACCGCCAAGAACCTGGTGGTGACCGCAGAGATGTGCTGCTACTGCTTTGACGTCCTCTACTGTCACCTCTATGGCTTCCCACAGCCACGGCTCCCTAGATTCACCAACGACCCCTA CCCGCTCTTTGTGACGTGGAAGACAGGGCGGGACAAGCGGCTTCGTGGCTGCATCGGGACCTTCTCAGCCATGAACCTTCATTCAGGACTCAGGGAATACACGCTAACCAG TGCACTTAAGGACAGCCGATTTCCCCCCCTGACCCGAGAGGAGCTGCCTAAACTtttctgctctgtctccctccttaCTAACTTTGAGGATGCCAGTGATTACCTGGACTGGGAG GTAGGGGTTCATGGGATTCGAATTGAATTCATCAATGAGAAAGGCGTCAAACGTACAGCCACGTATTTACCTGAGGTTGCAAAGGAACAGG ACTGGGATCAGATTCAGACGATAGACTCCTTGCTCAGGAAAGGTGGCTTTAAGGCTCCCATCACCAGTGAATTCAGAAAAACCATCAAACTCACCAG GTACCGGAGCGAGAAGGTGACAATCAGTTACGCAGAGTATATTGCTTCCCGCCAGCACTGTTTCCAGAACGGCACTCTTCATGCCCCTCCCCTCTACAATCATTACTCCTGA